In the Luteitalea sp. genome, ACTGCGTGAAGCGCGTGCCCTCTTTGGCCAGGCGATCGATGTTGGGCGTTTCGAAGCGGCGCTGCCCGTACACGCTGAGGTCCCCGTAGCCGAGGTCATCGGTGTGGATCAGAAGAATGTTGGGGTCGCCGTCGCGCTCCGCGCTTTGGCGAGGCAAGCCACCGTTGCGTTCGGCCGCCACCACCACGCAAGCGGCCGCCACCACCATGGAGACCATCAGACGTTGTAGCATGACCACAGAGATTAACGCCGAACCGTGACAGAACGCCAGTCCACCCCTCCTCCCGGAGTTGATATGTCATCGTCCGCTACACCGCAGCCGATACCCTACGGCCCTCCGATCACCCTGGAATTGGCCAAGCAAGTCGTCGCCGCCGCCGAACAGGAGGCGATGGCCAACAACTGGCCCATGGTTATCGCGGTTGTCGACAGCAGCGGTCATCTGGTCATCCTGCACAAGCTCGATCACGCACAGTTGGGAAGCATTCCAATTGCTCAGCGCAAGGCGGAAACAGCGGTGAGCTTCAAACGTCCCACCAAGGCTTTCGAAGAGGTGCTGGCAGCAGGCGGTCTCGGCCTTCGCTTGCTCGCTGCAGACAACCTCTGTCCGCTGGAAGGCGGGCTGCCGCTATTGCGCAACGGAGAATTGATCGGCGGTATTGGCGTATCGGGAATGCAGCCCACGCAAGATGCGCAGGTGGCCGCAGCGGGGGCCAACGTCGTCAATTACAACGGCCCCTCGCCCCGATC is a window encoding:
- a CDS encoding sulfatase-like hydrolase/transferase, with amino-acid sequence MLQRLMVSMVVAAACVVVAAERNGGLPRQSAERDGDPNILLIHTDDLGYGDLSVYGQRRFETPNIDRLAKEGTRFTQ
- a CDS encoding heme-binding protein; protein product: MSSSATPQPIPYGPPITLELAKQVVAAAEQEAMANNWPMVIAVVDSSGHLVILHKLDHAQLGSIPIAQRKAETAVSFKRPTKAFEEVLAAGGLGLRLLAADNLCPLEGGLPLLRNGELIGGIGVSGMQPTQDAQVAAAGANVVNYNGPSPRSARPVTA